A single Chloracidobacterium sp. DNA region contains:
- a CDS encoding cbb3-type cytochrome c oxidase subunit I: MNAEMAAKPKLNYLTNGTSLKSWLLTKDHKRIAIMYLISVSVFFFMGGLYAAAIRLELLTPASDLLESGTYNKVFTQHGILMVFFFLIPAIPAILGNFLLPLMIGAKDLALPRINLLSLYIYWVGGIFTLYGLMQGGVDTGWTFYTPYSTTFSNTYVMAVGLGIFINGFSSILTGLNFIVTIHTMRAPGMTWFRLPLFVWAHYATSLVMILGTPVVAITILMLALERVGHVGIFDPSIGGDPILFQHLFWFYSHPAVYIMILPGMGVISELISSFSRKKIFGYEFIAFSSIAIAVFGFLVWGHHMFVSGQSVYASLVFSFLTMVVAVPSAIKMFNWTATLFKGSITFDTPMLYAIGFMGLFLIGGLTGLFLGSVGLTVHLTDTYFVVAHFHYVMVGGQVIAYLGGIHYWWPKITGRMYSEFWGKISAMLVFVGFNLTFFPQFILGYMGMPRRYASYPEEFQVLNIFSTAGASVLAIGLSMPVLYLCHSLLYGKKAADNPWMLPGLEWRTSSPPPTENFETMPVVTWEAYEYGEESGLDLEEARRSEAPATLA; encoded by the coding sequence ATGAATGCGGAGATGGCGGCCAAACCGAAGTTGAATTATCTAACTAACGGCACGTCACTCAAGTCGTGGCTTTTGACCAAAGATCATAAGCGCATCGCCATTATGTATTTGATCTCGGTGTCGGTGTTCTTCTTTATGGGAGGACTCTATGCCGCCGCGATCCGACTCGAACTTCTGACGCCGGCCAGTGACCTGCTCGAATCAGGCACCTATAACAAGGTGTTTACTCAGCACGGGATCCTGATGGTCTTCTTCTTTTTGATCCCGGCTATCCCTGCCATCCTCGGTAATTTTTTATTACCGCTGATGATCGGTGCAAAGGATCTGGCACTGCCGCGTATCAATCTGTTGAGCCTCTATATTTACTGGGTCGGCGGAATATTTACTTTGTATGGCCTGATGCAGGGCGGCGTCGATACGGGCTGGACGTTTTACACCCCGTACAGCACGACCTTTTCAAACACTTATGTGATGGCGGTCGGACTCGGTATCTTTATCAACGGATTCTCTTCGATCCTGACCGGGCTTAATTTTATCGTTACGATCCATACGATGCGTGCGCCGGGGATGACCTGGTTTCGCCTGCCGCTATTCGTCTGGGCGCACTATGCGACCAGCCTCGTAATGATCCTCGGCACACCGGTGGTTGCAATTACCATCCTGATGCTCGCACTCGAACGCGTTGGCCACGTCGGCATATTCGATCCGTCGATCGGCGGCGACCCGATTCTTTTCCAGCATCTGTTCTGGTTCTATTCGCATCCGGCCGTCTATATTATGATCTTGCCGGGAATGGGCGTGATCAGCGAATTGATCTCGAGCTTCTCGCGAAAGAAGATCTTTGGATATGAGTTCATCGCGTTCTCAAGCATCGCGATCGCTGTTTTCGGCTTTTTGGTATGGGGCCACCATATGTTCGTTAGCGGACAGTCGGTCTATGCCAGCCTTGTTTTCTCATTCCTGACTATGGTCGTTGCGGTACCGTCTGCGATCAAGATGTTTAACTGGACGGCGACGCTGTTCAAGGGGTCGATCACGTTCGACACGCCGATGCTTTATGCGATCGGTTTTATGGGACTGTTCCTTATCGGCGGCCTGACGGGGCTTTTCCTCGGGTCGGTCGGCCTGACGGTTCACCTGACGGATACTTACTTTGTCGTGGCCCACTTCCACTATGTGATGGTCGGCGGGCAGGTCATCGCATATCTTGGCGGGATTCATTATTGGTGGCCGAAGATAACCGGACGAATGTACTCGGAGTTTTGGGGCAAGATATCGGCTATGCTGGTGTTTGTCGGGTTTAACCTAACGTTTTTCCCACAGTTCATCCTCGGTTATATGGGAATGCCTCGGCGTTATGCGTCGTATCCGGAGGAATTTCAGGTTCTGAATATCTTCTCCACAGCTGGAGCCTCGGTGCTTGCTATCGGATTAAGTATGCCGGTGTTGTATCTTTGCCATTCGCTGCTTTATGGCAAAAAGGCGGCCGACAATCCGTGGATGCTGCCCGGACTCGAATGGCGTACAAGTTCGCCGCCACCGACGGAAAACTTTGAAACGATGCCCGTTGTCACTTGGGAAGCGTACGAATACGGCGAGGAAAGCGGCCTCGATCTTGAAGAAGCGAGGCGGAGCGAAGCACCCGCCACATTGGCATAG